The region GTTGCTAATGATTTCCGGGGTAGGTTTTTTAAAATCTTGAAGGATATCCTGTAATTGGGATGTTAGACCATAAAGTGATTGTGTTTTCTCTTCTAGTATCTCACCGGCTCTTTTGTTTATACTATCAATGATTCTTTGGCTGAGTTCCATCCTGTCCACCCCAGATTTGATTTCTCTCATGTATTGTTCCAATATGACAACGCTATGTCGTCCTTCCTGTCCCAATATCTGATCAAAGTTGTTGATATCCTCTATTATCTTTTCGCATTGATAATAGTGTTCTGTCAGACTATTCTGAAAGTTCTTTCTATCATAAAAACCTTCTATGAGCAGCTTGTTGATAGGATCTTTAAGGTGTTGTAGATAGTGTATTTTCATATGATTGTATAGTATTTGAAGAGGTTTTATCTTGCTAAAACCAGGTAGGCCAATGTCCTCAAAGGCTTGACTCTTTGTATAACAATAATTCTCTAGCTCCTCTAAGTTCTGGGATTCAAATAATACTTTTAAATCATCGGATATAGTATTTTCTTTTAATTCTCGGAGTGCCCTTTCCATGTCCTTTATGAATAAGTTTTCGATGGATTCTAAATATAGTTTTATTTCATCAGGCTGTTCTTTATTGACAGGTAAACGGGCGAGGGGGTCCTCATCCCAGGCTTTTATCAAATTTAATATGACAGTTGGTGGAAGTTCTCTGGAGTAATAACGGTGTATGTTGTTTAAGATTTTCTGTTGATCTTTTTTTTTCTCTAAATGCTCACCATAGAGACGTTTTTCTAACACTGTTAACAGGGGGAGAAAATCCATGTTAAAATTAATACCTCCCCATAGATAGTAGAAGTCCTTCAATTCCTGAGAGAGCATTTTATTGGAGCTTAATGAGAAACTTGGTTTCTTTTCTATTTTACTTAGGTCGAGAGATACATCAAAAAAAGCCAGTATATTAGAAAAGGGATAATTACATAGTTCCCAAAGGTGATTGACTTCTGCCATAGCCAGGTTAAACTTTGATTTGTCCAGTGCCATGACTCTTCTGGAAAAGTTTTTAAGTTCATCCCGAATCTTTATGGATTCCTTTTCTCTATTGGGAGCCCCTTCTAGTTTTCTTTTAATATTTTCATATTGAAAAGACTCTCTTTTTTCTGCGAAATTGGATCCTAGCAGACTCTCTAAGAGATAATTCTTAAAATTTCTATTCAGCCCAGGTTCTTTATGTCCTATTGTTTTGCTTAATACTTCATAAATAGGTAATAAGTTTAAGTAAAGGTTGTAAAAATGCTGCCCAAGTGCAGGCAGGAATGCTTTGGGGGATGTTTGATATAAGCGTGGTTTTAATGCCTTTAGTTCTTGATGTACAAGTCTTAATTCTTTTTTAACCAATTTCTCCTGTGGATCACTAGTAAATATATTGTTAAAAAAGGATTGTATCATTTCCAAAAATGAGCCCATGCCTAAAGTGTAGGCTGGGCTTATTTTGATTTCAACAATTTTAAACGAGGACTTTATTATTCACTTTGTTATAATCCAGTCCGATAGCCATGTAAAATGGCTGTAAGAATAAAATTAAATGGTTTATTGAAATGTGGGAGGAAGTAAACATCGGTGAAAGCTATTTCCGGTAAGGTCATAGATTTCTGAATAGCGAGAGCTAAATAGTATATAATTTCTGTATGATTGATATCATCACAGGAACCTACTTGGGCCCCCACTAATCGAAGAGTTTTCTTCTCATATATTAACTTTATCTTTGTCATGCCATATTCATTCATGAACTCTGGTCTATCTGCATCTTCGATAAAGCTTGAGTCTATATCTAATCCTGCTGCTCTGGCGGCAAACTCACTTAATCCTGTGCTTGCCAGATTATTATTGAATACGGATATAGCATTTGTTCCGGCTATGCTTTGGACTTCTGCTCCTTTTATTCCATTTATTGAAAAAGCGGCAGCTAATCCTGTTTTAACGGCATTTGTGGCTAAGGCTACTTGCTGGTTTTTCTGTAGGGAAGCATGATAGAGAGCTACTGCATCACCAATGGCATACACGTCTGGTAGGGATGTTCTCATTTGACTATCTACGACCAAGGCACCATTTTCTACCTTCTTCCCATGGGGGAGTAACTCTGTATTGGGTTTGAAACCTATAGCTTTTATGACAAGATCTGCTTCATACTTGCCCTTATCTGTGATCACTGATTTGACTTTGCCCTGAATGCCTTCAAAATCAATAACTTTTTCTCCCAAGGCCAAGGTAATGCCTGAATTAAGCATATCCTGTTCTACTTTATCAGTGAATTCGGGATCAAAGTACCTTGGTATAACACGATCGGCAAAATCGATTAGTGTGACCTTTTTGCCTTTCTTTTGATAAGCTTCAGCTAATTCTATTCCGATGTATCCAGCACCAATAACCGCTACACTTTCGATATTTGGTTCATCTGCTTTTTGAATCAATTCCTCAGCGTGCTGGAAGAGTTTACATAACATGATGTTTTCCAGGTTTTGATGTTCCGCAGGTATCCCTGGTATATCAATCGGCCATGATCCTGCTGCATATATTAATTTGTCATAGCTATCTTCTATGATATCTCTAGTGCTAAGGTTCTTGATGGTAACAGTTTTATTGACTTCATCTATTTTGATAACGTCATGCTCCATGAAGACGTTCGCCCCCATTTCTTCTAACCTAATCTGGTCACAGTAAAATAAGCTATTTACATCTTTGACCGTTCCCCCTACTGCCAGGGCTATTCCACATCCTAGGAAAGAGATATTTGTATTTCGATCATAGGCATTTATCTGAATTTCAGGATTTTGGGTCAATAAAGTTCTAATGGCAGATGTCCCTGCGTGATTAATTCCTACAACAATAACTTTCATATTCAACTCCTTACTCCATTGGTTAAAGTATTATCAATAAATATTTACTTATTAATAATAACTATTTTAGTAAGGAATGTATATATGTGTATCGATAAAAAATGTTTGTATTTTATAAAATACTATTAAGTAAGTGTTTATATTGATCTTTTGTTTGAGCGGTCATCAGCTTTCGACGTAAATCGTTACTATTGGGTATGCCCTTTAAGTAGGCTGAGAAATGCTTTCTGATTTCTTTGAAGGCTTGATCTCCATAATATTGGATTGATAAGTCTAAATGTTTTAGGGCCGTATCAATGATAGTCTTTGCGTTTAATTTGTCTATGGTTCCTTTGATCTGACTAAAAATAAAAGGATTACCAAAGGCTCCCCGAGCTATGAGAACTCCATCACATTTCGTTTGAGTTAGCATTCTGATGACATCCTCAGATGTGAATAAATCTCCTGAACCAAATACAGGTATATCTAAGTTTTCTTTTAAATGCTTTATATGATTCCAATCCGCCTTACCTCTATAGGCCATTTCTTTTGTTCTGGCATGTAATCCTACAGCTTGTATTCCTAATTCTTGAGCCTCCTGGGCTATCTTCAAGTAGTTTATAGAGTTCGCATCCCACCCTAAGCGTAATTTTATAGTAAGAGGAATATCCGTATGATCTTTAATGGTTTTTATAATGTCCATAAGTTTTCGGGGATCTTTCATTAACCAGGAGCCTGCTCCTGATTTGATGATTTTGGGTACAGGACAACCGGCATTAATGTCTAATAAGAGAGGATTGTGTTGTGTCAAATAGGGAAGTGATTTATAAACACTGTCATAATCAGAGCCAAATAGTTGTATCGCATATTCTGGCTCATTATCTTCACGTTTTAATAAATTATGTGTTTTGCTATTGCCTCGCCAAAGTGCTTCAGTTGATACCATTTCTGTGTAACATAGATCAGCACCCCAGGTTCGACAAATACTACGAAAGGGGCCATCTGAATATCCGGCAGTAGGAGCTAAAAATAAATTACCCGGCAGTATAGTTCCACCGGGTAAGATTACAGGTTTAAGATAATCCATTCATCAATTATAAGTTAAAAACTCTAAGGGAATTTTCATATAAAATAGATGAGAGTTCTTCCGGATCTTCTCCTCTCAGATCTGCTAAATAAGCACAGGTAGAATGGATATAAGAGGGTTTATTACGCTTTCCTCTATACTCGGCAGGTATCATAAAAGGAGCTTCACTTTCAATTACCATCCTTTCCACTGGCATGTTTTTAGCCGTCGTGTGTAGATTTCTCGCATTTCTATAGGTAACATTTCCAGCAAAACTTATGTATAGATTGAGATCTAACGCTTTTTTGGCAAACTCCCAATCTTCAGAGAAGCAATGGAGTATTCCTCCACGTGCTGGTAATTTGTCCCGTAGTATGTCGAGTATATCAGATCCGGCTTCTCTATTGTGAATAACAACAGGTTTATTTAGCTGTTCAGCTATTTCTAACTGTCGAATAAATAATTCGATTTGAGAATTTTTATCTCCAAACTTTTTGTAGTAGTCTAAGCCTATCTCTCCTACAGCTACAACTTTATCGTAGGAGGCTCCTTCTTCTATCTTGCTTTCCCAATCCCTTCCCGGATGATTAACTTCTGAAGGGGACACTCCTATGCTGTAATAGACATTAGAGGCTGTCTTTAAATGAGAATATACTTCAAAGAAGTCTTGGATGTTGTTTGTGATACTTAGAATACCATCAACTCCGTCTTGTTTGGCTTCTTGAGTAATAAGCAACTGTTCGATAGGATCTTCATGAATCAGTCCTATATGGCAATGAGTATCAAAATATCGCATGGGCTTCTCTTCTTTTATTAAGGTAAGATTGTTCTCTGTTTTAATAAAAACTAGCACAGTGGGAGCTCCACGTCAATAAGAGTTTAAGGAAAGGAAAATTTAAGATTTAATAATATGTGGTAAATAATCTTCGAATTGTGATATAATCTGACCGCAAGGCGGTTAAAGTGTCACTCGATAATAAGCTCAAGAATTTTGAAAAGAATACATGTTATAATATATGGATAAATATAAAGAGAAGAATTTTCCATTTGATTACCTTTTTACAAAGACAGCATAAAGATGGAAGGGGTAAATATAGTGTAGCTATCATCCCACACACCCATAAAAAAGGTTTGTATCTTAGAACTTCCTTTCTGGCGATAATTATCAGCATGATTTTTCTTGTTCTCATTCTAGGAGGAGTGGTACTCTATTCGACAAAAATACCGGAAATATCTTCGACCTTAACTACAAAAGAAGCTGAATTAAAATCTTCTGAGTCCCATGTGGAGACTTTAAGAAAAGAAATAGGATATTTGAGAATATCTGCAACCAAGTTTGAAGCCTCTCTTAATCAGACACTTGCCGTATTAGGAATTGATTCCAATATGGAAAATAAGAAAGAAAATCTTCCTTTTGGTAGTTTAAGTTACTTTTTGAATAAAAATAACTCGAGTAGTAATGACGCAAAAGAACTGGAAGATTTGAACAGTTTGTCCTTATACCTGGATCAAACTTCAAAACCTATAGAGGAAATCGGAAAGTTATTAAAATCACAGGAAGATTTATTGGTTGATATTCCCACTTTATGGCCTGTTCAAAATGGTCAGGGAGTCGTTACTGCGGAATTTGGCCCCGCTATTCATCCTTTTACAGGGGAATGGTATCTTCATAAAGGTATTGATATTGCTGCCCGAACTGGTACTCCTGTTATCTCAACGGCTAATGGTGTTGTTGTTGAAGCGGGGTATGATCGTGGTGGTTATGGTAACTATGTACTTGTTAGACATAAGTATGGCTTTTTTACCAAATATCCACACTTGAGTCGTATTATTGTTACAAAAAGTCAGGTTCTAAAAAGAGGTGATGTTGTTGGCTTAATGGGTATGACAGGAACCGCTACCGGACCTCATGTCCATTATGAGATTCATTTGGGTACACAAGTAGTAGATCCTCGTAAATATTTACAGATACCAACATCAATTATAGATAAAAAGTAAAAAACTATACTCATTATGCCGAAAATCTACATAATTAAGAGAGTTGTGTAGGGGAAATAGTAAAGGGCTTTAAAGAATGAGTTGTCAAAGATCTTATAAACCTGTTAATATAGATATGAATATACTCAATTCCAATGAGAGGGATATACTTTGTCTCCGGTAAATAGGTTAAAAAAGACAGAAAAAGATATTTCCAAGAAAGCGTCCCAGGGGCTTAAGAGCCGTTTTTTTGGCGCGTTTAATATTTTTAAACGTTTTAGAGGACGTGGACAAGGTAAGTATACTGTCATGCTTATACCACATACGGAAAAGAAGCCCTTTAATTTTCAGATTTCACTTTTCGCTCTTATCTTCACTGGAGCCTTTTTGATGGTAGTTGTTGGAGGATTCTTATTCTATTCTACCAAGATTACCGGTGTAGCCCAGACATTATCGGAAAAAGTAACAGACTTACAATCATCAGAAACGAATATGGAAGTTTTGCGTAAAGAGATAGGTGATCTCAAAAAATCCGCTGAAGGTTTTGAAGACTCTCTATCCCAGACATTAAGTGTGTTGGGGCTACAGTCTGACAGTAATAACGATGACAGTAGAGTTCCTTTAGGAGACTTAAGTTATTTCTTAGGTATCGATAATGTAGAGCAGGGCAGTATGGCAGAAGTTTCCGATTTAAGAAGTCTGTCAGCCTATATGGAAGGAGCTTCCAAACCTATAGAAGAAATTGGTAAAGTACTCTCAGCACAAAAAGATCTTCTCGTAGATATTCCTACCATGTGGCCAGTTCAAAATGGTATTGGTTATGTAACGGCTGAGTTCGGACCTGCTGTTCATCCTTTTACAGGAGCCTGGTATCTTCATAAAGGTATTGATATTGCCTATAGACCCGGTACTCCTCTTGTGGCAACCGCTAATGGTAAAGTGATAGAAGCAGGATATGATAGAACTGGATATGGTAACTATGTTTTGATCCGTCATAAGTATGGTTTTTATACAAAATACGCTCACATGAATCGTATTTTAGTGACAAAAGGACAGGATGTTCATCGTGGGCAGGTAATAGGATTATTGGGAAGTACAGGGATGGCTACTGGTCCGCATACTCACTATGAAATTCATTTAGGTACTCAGGTTGTTGATCCCCGTAAATATATGAACATATCTACAACAATACTGAACGACAAATAAAGGACTCTTTTTTGGCTTCATATACGGCTGATAATAATTTTGTAAATTCGTACATTGGCGAAGGAACTGCTTTTCAAGGTGACTTATCTATATCTGGAATCCTGCGAGTGGATGGAGATTTTATTGGTTCCATACATTCAGAAGGTAAAGTTATAATTGGATCCACTGGACGGGCGCGTTGTACTGTGCACTCTCGAGAGATTGTTATCGGTGGTGTCTTTAAAGGCGATATTTATTGTTCTCATAAGGTAACCGTTTTATCCAGTGGTTTTGTAATTGGTAATATTTACGCTCCCCGTCTTGAGGTTGAACGTGGTATGTTAATGGACGGACGTTGTGTTGTCACTCCATTACCTAATGAATCAGAGGATTTGACCAGTCATAATTATAAGATCCAAAAGGGTGGTTATTTTTCATTGGATTGGGACAATAAGTCAAAACCTGATGGGGAATCAGCAAGTGTCTCCTCATTCTCAAAAGATAAACAATACGGGAATGGATATCAGTGGAAGGAATAGATCAACTCGGCGCCTCAGGAATTCCCCAGCAGTTTATTGATAAAAAAACTCAAAAGTCGGAAAAGAAAAAGCATATCTTTAAATCCACTTTAGATAAACGATTACATGAAGCGGATGGCGCTGCTTCTGATATTAAAGCAGGTGCGATTGATGAAATTGAATTATTACTTGATGAAGTTCATGATGTAGGTGAGGCCCTGGCAAATGAACCGAACATGTCCAATATTAAGCGTTACAAAGAGGCGATAAGCCGATTCCTTAAGACAATTAATCTTCACAATTTTACTGTAGAAGAACAGGAAGGTGTTCTTAATCGTAATTTTAGCAGAAAGAAATATTTTCAAGTGAAGATTCTCAATGAGAAACTAGACCGTCTGGTTGCCGGTGTTATTCAAAACCAGTCGGGCCAATTAGAAATCTTACACCGGGTTGAAGAAATTCAAGGATTGCTTGTCGATCTCTTGTCTTAAAGGAGAATATCATGCCTCATGATGAAATAGATACTGCTCTTTTAGAAGAGCGGGGGACTACTAAGGAAAAAGTAAAAAATACCGAAATACCTGAAGGTCCTTATTATAGGATCAAAGTTATGCACTCTTCTGAAACAGAAGTTGTGGTGCTTCCTGATCAAATGTCTTTGGACCCTGGCTGTCTTGTGATCGCACCCACTAGGTATGGACGTGATTTAGCTAAGTTTTTGGGAATGGTGAAGGACCCCGGAGATTTGACAGAACAACCGGTCTTTACTGTAATTCGAAGAGCTTCCATACAAGATTTAAAAAAGTGGGAGCAAAATGAAGAAAGGGAAGCAGAGGCTTTTAGTATATGTCGCGAAAAGATTTTTTCGCATAAATTAGAAATGAAGTTAGTAAGTGCTCATTATCTGCTTGATGAAGCGAAAGTATTATTCTTCTTCACTGCGGAAAATCGAGTCGATTTCCGAGAGTTGGTTAAGGATCTCGTTTCTATTTTTAAGATGAGAATCGAGTTAAGGCAGATAGGTGTCAGAGACGAAGCTCGAGTTTTAGGCGGGGTTGGTGTCTGTGGGCGTGTGTATTGTTGTCATGGCATCACAGATCATTTAAAACCTGTCTCCATTAAAATGGCTAAAGAACAAAATCTAAGTCTTAACTCCATGAAAATATCCGGTCCTTGTGGACGATTACTTTGTTGTCTTAGTTATGAATATGATTTTTATCATAATGAGAAGAAACGATTACCTTCTGAAGGCAGTCGGATATCCATGGGTAAAAATATGGTTAGAGTACAAGATGTTAATATCTTTACCAAAAAAATCCGTGTTCAACTAGAAGATAACCGCTCCTATGAACGTCCTATAAAAGATTTCTACTACAGCAATGATAAACGGCGCTGGAGTCTCCGGGTATTTAACCCGGATGATTTATAGGTCTTCATTGAATTGCAGTTGATATAGATTATAATAGGTACCCTGCAGGCTTAAGAGTTCCTGGTGGGTACCGGATTCTATTATTTTGCCCTGTTCCAGAACTAATATTCTATCGGCTTTTCGTATGGTACTGAGTCTATGTGCTATTACCAGGCTGGTCCTTCCCTCTATAAGCACTGGTAGTGCTTTTTGGATCAGATGTTCCGTATCTGTATCTACATTACTTGTGGCTTCATCAAGTATCAATACTTTAGGATTATGAACGAGAGCTCTTGCAAAACTAAGCAACTGTCTTTGTCCCGCTGATAAGTTAGAGGCTCCTTCATGGAGTTTTGTATCCATTTGTTCCGGGAGATTAAGAACAAAATCAGCATGAACCGCTTTTAAAGCTTGCACTAATACTTCGTTATCTATTTCTTTGCCTAAGGTTAGATTCTCCCTAATGGTACCTGAAAACAAAACGACATCTTGCAGCACAGGGAGTATGGATTTTCTTAATGTTGGAATATCCATGTCATTTATATCTTTACCATCAAGTAAAATGCTTCCCGAATCTATAGGCCAAAGTCTCGTGACGAGGTTGGTGATAGTCGTTTTACCTGCACCTGTATATCCTACCAGGGCAATGGTTTCACCAGGAGCGGCTTTAAAACTAATCCCTTTAAGGATAGGCTCTCCTTTCTTATAGGAAAAATGAACATCCCTGAACTCAATATTACCTTCAATGTCATTGGCCATAGTTGATTGTTCCTCTATAACTTCCTGAGGTGAATCCAGTAGAGTAAAAATACGTTCTCCACCAGCCATTGCGGATTGCATAATTCCAAATTTATCAGCCATATCCTTGATGGGATCAAAAAATTTACTTAACAAATTAATAAAGGCTATCAGAATACCTAGACTAATCATATCCTTGCCAAGATATTTCCCTCCTACATAAATTACCACAGCCATAGAAATACTTGATAGCAGGTCAACTAAAGGACGAAAGGTGGCCTGAACATAGACTTGCTTCATTGTAGCCAGATATAGATTCTGGTTCTCAACTTGAAATTCCTTTGATGTTTTTTTCTCTGCTCCAAATAATTGTACAATTTGAACTCCATTAAAATGCTCAGATAAATAAGTATTAACACTCGATACACATTTTTGAACATTTCTGAACACCTTCCGGGAGGCTATACGGAATAGATAAATCAAAACAAAAGCAGGAGGAACAGTTAACAAGGTTATAAGGGCTAGTTTTATATCAAGAAAAAGCAGAGTAATTGTAACTCCTATGATCAAAGCTCCATCTCTCAGAAGACTGGTAAAAACAGAATTGAACAATTCATTAATGGTTTCAACATCACTGGTGACACTGGATACCAGTTTTCCCACAGGTGTTTTATTTAGAAAATCCATATTTTGATTTAGGATATGATTAAAGGCTGTATGCCGAATTGCTGTCATCACATCCTGACTTAATATGGCTAGAAGGTAGATCTGTCCAAAAGAAAAAACCACAATGCTTAACAATATGAAAAAGAGGATGATAACATTATGCATGATTCCGTTTTGTGCTTGTTCAACGGTCAAGCCTGCCATAATCTGATTATCAACAGTCTTCTGAATAAGGATCGGAACATAAAGCTCTCCTGCTAAGGCTATAATGAGCATGATGGTGCTTATGAATAACTTTACCTTGTGAGGTTTCACGAATCCCCATAATTTTCTATAGACAAGAGGATCCATCATTTTGATTTCTTTTTCCTGGTTATTCATCATCCTGCTCCTGATGTTGTAGGTGAGCAATCTTTTGGTAATGTCCTTCTTTTTTCATGAGATCTTTATGCTGCCCCTTTTGTGTTATGATTCCATTTTCAATAACAATGATGTTATCTGATTTCTTTAAGGTTGAAATACGATGACTGATGAGAATTGTTGTTTTGTCTTTTCGGGTTTCCATTAAATGTTCTAGTATAAGAGCTTCCGTATTCGCATCCACCGCTGATAAGGCATCATCTAAGACCAAAATAGGTGGATCCAATAGCAACGCACGACTAATGGCAATTCGTTGTTTTTGTCCACCTGAGAGCGTCACTCCTTTTTCCCCGACCATCGTGTTCCATTTATGAGGAAAGCCTTCTACATCACGATCAATCGTTGATAAACTGACAACATTGTTGAAATCTTTTTCCGAACAATTATCTAAACCATATAATATGTTGTTTTTGATTGTGTCTGAAAAAAGAAAACTTTCTTGGGGGACAAATCCAAATTGTTTACGCAATAAGGTGAGTTCGTAATCATGAACATCCTGGCCTCCCAGGAAAATTGTATTTCTATCAGGATCATATATTCTTGGTAATAAGTTGATCAGGGTAGATTTACCACTTCCCGTTGGTCCTAAAATACCTAAAATTTGTCCCTGCTTAATAGAAAGATTTATGTTGCTAAGGATAGGTTTCCCTTTTTCGTGAGAATAATTTAAGTCATTAATCGTTAGGCTATAATTCTCAACTTTTGTTATCCCTGAATCTGGTGACATAATTTCTGGCTTTTCCTGTAGGATCGCATTGATTCGTTCTAATGAGGCGGCTCCTCTCTGAAGCATGTTTATAGTAAAGCCAGCTCCCATCATAGGCCATAGAAGCATTGATAAATAGGATAAAAAGGCTACAAAATCACCTGGAGATAATGTTCCCTCCACAACAGCTCTTCCTCCAAAAGCAAGTAACAGTAATGTGGTCATTCCTGATAAAAAGGAAAGGAAAGGTTCGAATAACCCCCATATGCGCACAAGTTCAAGGTTTATTTTTTTGTAATCCTGATTCCTTATTAAAAATTGATCGGTAAAATAATTTTCCCTGACAAAAGATTTAATGACTCTAGCACCACCAAAAGCTTCCTGGGCCCCTGCTGAAATAGCACTGTATTTTTCTTGTACTGACTTGAATAGTCTCCCAATAATAGGACCTGTTGCCACAATGGCAATAGATAAAACAGGCAGAGGGAGTATAGTGAATAAAGCTACTTTAGGTGCTGTTACAAACAGAATGATTAAGATAGACACTGTAAGAAATATACCATCAGTTGCTGCGACAACAGCCATTCCTGTTGCCATCCGTACTGAGTTCATATCATTGGTAGCCCTAGCCATAAGATCACCTGCTTTATTTTGACCATAAAACTTGGGCCCCAACTTCATCAGGTGATTAAAAAGTCGAGAAGTTAACTCCTTGACGATACTTCGGGAGACCCCATGTATAAAAAAACGCCAACCAAAGCGGCCTATAGCAATGACTATGGCGACGATTACTAGATAAAACAAATTATGTAGAACAAATTCTTTGTCCCATCCACTTGATTCTAACTTGTTTATTACCTTTTTTAGTATTTGGGGAATTATCATTTGGCCTGTATTGGTCAAGATAAGTAATAAAAACCCCAATATATATCTGTATGCCCATTTTTTAAAATAGGGAAAAAGCGTTTTATACTGTTGTAACATCCCACCTTCCTTGTTGTGTTCTAAAATATATACAAGGATCACAATAAAAAGAAATCCTTTTATTAAAAATAATTAGCTATGTTATATGACTGCTTGACATGAACTTGCAATTTTGTTAGTTTTGGTCATTGCAATTTCAATTGGAAATTTGAATGGAGGTGAATACCCTTGGCAAATAGTCTTTCAGCAGAAAAGCGAAATCGACAAAACACTACAAGAAGACTTCGAAACAGAGCTGATAAAAGCACTGTGAGAACTTCAGTGAAAGCTTTTGAATCTGCAGTAAAAGCTGGTGATAAAACTCAAGCTGAAACTGCTTTTAGAGCTTTTGTAAAATTGATGGATACAGCACAAAGAAAAGGTATCTATCATGTAAATACTGCAGCTCGAAAGAAGTCCAGATTACACAAACAACTAAACGCAATGGCATAATAGCGCTGCTTTTTTCGACTTAAGATCACATCTTTGTGGGGGAGAATATTGGCTAGCGCAAAACTGACAAAAGCGGAAATTATTGAAGAAATATTTAATGAACACGGGGTGAATAGAAAAGATATTCACGCTGTGATCGATGCA is a window of Spirochaeta cellobiosiphila DSM 17781 DNA encoding:
- a CDS encoding PSP1 domain-containing protein, whose product is MPHDEIDTALLEERGTTKEKVKNTEIPEGPYYRIKVMHSSETEVVVLPDQMSLDPGCLVIAPTRYGRDLAKFLGMVKDPGDLTEQPVFTVIRRASIQDLKKWEQNEEREAEAFSICREKIFSHKLEMKLVSAHYLLDEAKVLFFFTAENRVDFRELVKDLVSIFKMRIELRQIGVRDEARVLGGVGVCGRVYCCHGITDHLKPVSIKMAKEQNLSLNSMKISGPCGRLLCCLSYEYDFYHNEKKRLPSEGSRISMGKNMVRVQDVNIFTKKIRVQLEDNRSYERPIKDFYYSNDKRRWSLRVFNPDDL
- a CDS encoding ABC transporter ATP-binding protein; translation: MNNQEKEIKMMDPLVYRKLWGFVKPHKVKLFISTIMLIIALAGELYVPILIQKTVDNQIMAGLTVEQAQNGIMHNVIILFFILLSIVVFSFGQIYLLAILSQDVMTAIRHTAFNHILNQNMDFLNKTPVGKLVSSVTSDVETINELFNSVFTSLLRDGALIIGVTITLLFLDIKLALITLLTVPPAFVLIYLFRIASRKVFRNVQKCVSSVNTYLSEHFNGVQIVQLFGAEKKTSKEFQVENQNLYLATMKQVYVQATFRPLVDLLSSISMAVVIYVGGKYLGKDMISLGILIAFINLLSKFFDPIKDMADKFGIMQSAMAGGERIFTLLDSPQEVIEEQSTMANDIEGNIEFRDVHFSYKKGEPILKGISFKAAPGETIALVGYTGAGKTTITNLVTRLWPIDSGSILLDGKDINDMDIPTLRKSILPVLQDVVLFSGTIRENLTLGKEIDNEVLVQALKAVHADFVLNLPEQMDTKLHEGASNLSAGQRQLLSFARALVHNPKVLILDEATSNVDTDTEHLIQKALPVLIEGRTSLVIAHRLSTIRKADRILVLEQGKIIESGTHQELLSLQGTYYNLYQLQFNEDL
- a CDS encoding ABC transporter ATP-binding protein, which gives rise to MLQQYKTLFPYFKKWAYRYILGFLLLILTNTGQMIIPQILKKVINKLESSGWDKEFVLHNLFYLVIVAIVIAIGRFGWRFFIHGVSRSIVKELTSRLFNHLMKLGPKFYGQNKAGDLMARATNDMNSVRMATGMAVVAATDGIFLTVSILIILFVTAPKVALFTILPLPVLSIAIVATGPIIGRLFKSVQEKYSAISAGAQEAFGGARVIKSFVRENYFTDQFLIRNQDYKKINLELVRIWGLFEPFLSFLSGMTTLLLLAFGGRAVVEGTLSPGDFVAFLSYLSMLLWPMMGAGFTINMLQRGAASLERINAILQEKPEIMSPDSGITKVENYSLTINDLNYSHEKGKPILSNINLSIKQGQILGILGPTGSGKSTLINLLPRIYDPDRNTIFLGGQDVHDYELTLLRKQFGFVPQESFLFSDTIKNNILYGLDNCSEKDFNNVVSLSTIDRDVEGFPHKWNTMVGEKGVTLSGGQKQRIAISRALLLDPPILVLDDALSAVDANTEALILEHLMETRKDKTTILISHRISTLKKSDNIIVIENGIITQKGQHKDLMKKEGHYQKIAHLQHQEQDDE
- the rpsT gene encoding 30S ribosomal protein S20; its protein translation is MANSLSAEKRNRQNTTRRLRNRADKSTVRTSVKAFESAVKAGDKTQAETAFRAFVKLMDTAQRKGIYHVNTAARKKSRLHKQLNAMA